The Betta splendens chromosome 7, fBetSpl5.4, whole genome shotgun sequence genome includes a window with the following:
- the slc66a1 gene encoding lysosomal amino acid transporter 1 homolog isoform X1, with the protein MSAAAQANMWTDGVLSRGSLGGTSQGNLSSLCPNGSQWVWEGLGECAQDARDMASVYLGLMSIVFFMVSSLPQYYSSCKTGNMDSALSIWFLLLWLAGDTCNLIGSFLADQLPLQTYTAIYYVFADLLMLSMYCYYKMRHKVAERRRVLNVVGVSCILGFTTSLLHLPGLSTQQEMTPLGFRSRGLLSTNSHIQAFTTKEIIGFCIGSISSVLYLCSRLPQIYTNFKRKSTEGVSYFLFALVILGNSTYGLSILLKNPDAGQGENSYLIHHLPWLIGSLGTLFLDLVITIQFIMYRKARVEETGSYSETAPLIHT; encoded by the exons ATGTCAGCGGCCGCACAG GCAAACATGTGGACGGATGGAGTGCTCTCGCGGGGCTCCTTAGGTGGGACCAGTCAAGGGAACCTCAGCTCTTTGTGTCCTAATGGGTCCCAGTGGGTCTGGGAAGGACTTGGGGAATGCGCCCAGGATGCTCGGGACATGGCCAGTGTGTACTTAGGCCTCATGTCCATCGTCTTCTTTATGGTGTCTTCACTTCC GCAGTACTACAGCTCGTGTAAAACAGGGAACATGGACAGTGCCCTTTCTATTTggtttttgctgctgtggctggcAGGTGACACGTGCAATCTGATTGGCTCCTTCTTGGCAGACCAGCTCCCACTTCAG ACCTACACAGCAATTTATTACGTCTTTGCTGACTTGTTAATGCTCTCTATGTACTGTTACTACAAGATGAGGCACAAAGTGGCTGAAA GAAGGAGGGTGCTGAATGTGGTGGGTGTCAGCTGCATCCTGGGCTTCACCACAagcctcctgcacctccctgGATTGAGCACCCAACAGGAGATGACCCCTTTGGGGTTCAGAAGTCGTGGCTTGCTCTCCACTAATAGCCATATTCAG GCATTTACTACCAAAGAGATTATTGGTTTCTGCATTGGCTCAATATCCTCAGTGCTCTACCTCTGTTCCAGACTTCCCCAGATCTACACTAAT TTTAAGAGGAAATCAACTGAAGGTGTAAgttacttcctgtttgctttggtCATCCTGGGAAACAGTACTTATGGCCTGAGCATCCTTCTAAAAAACCCTGATGCCGGCCAGGGCGAGAACAGCTACCTGATCCATCACCTTCCCTGGCTCATCGGCAGCCTTGGCACTCTCTTCTTAGACCTCGTT ATCACCATCCAGTTCATCATGTACCGGAAAGCTCGGGTGGAGGAGACTGGCAGCTACAGCGAGACGGCGCCCCTCATCCACACTTAA
- the slc66a1 gene encoding lysosomal amino acid transporter 1 homolog isoform X2, with the protein MWTDGVLSRGSLGGTSQGNLSSLCPNGSQWVWEGLGECAQDARDMASVYLGLMSIVFFMVSSLPQYYSSCKTGNMDSALSIWFLLLWLAGDTCNLIGSFLADQLPLQTYTAIYYVFADLLMLSMYCYYKMRHKVAERRRVLNVVGVSCILGFTTSLLHLPGLSTQQEMTPLGFRSRGLLSTNSHIQAFTTKEIIGFCIGSISSVLYLCSRLPQIYTNFKRKSTEGVSYFLFALVILGNSTYGLSILLKNPDAGQGENSYLIHHLPWLIGSLGTLFLDLVITIQFIMYRKARVEETGSYSETAPLIHT; encoded by the exons ATGTGGACGGATGGAGTGCTCTCGCGGGGCTCCTTAGGTGGGACCAGTCAAGGGAACCTCAGCTCTTTGTGTCCTAATGGGTCCCAGTGGGTCTGGGAAGGACTTGGGGAATGCGCCCAGGATGCTCGGGACATGGCCAGTGTGTACTTAGGCCTCATGTCCATCGTCTTCTTTATGGTGTCTTCACTTCC GCAGTACTACAGCTCGTGTAAAACAGGGAACATGGACAGTGCCCTTTCTATTTggtttttgctgctgtggctggcAGGTGACACGTGCAATCTGATTGGCTCCTTCTTGGCAGACCAGCTCCCACTTCAG ACCTACACAGCAATTTATTACGTCTTTGCTGACTTGTTAATGCTCTCTATGTACTGTTACTACAAGATGAGGCACAAAGTGGCTGAAA GAAGGAGGGTGCTGAATGTGGTGGGTGTCAGCTGCATCCTGGGCTTCACCACAagcctcctgcacctccctgGATTGAGCACCCAACAGGAGATGACCCCTTTGGGGTTCAGAAGTCGTGGCTTGCTCTCCACTAATAGCCATATTCAG GCATTTACTACCAAAGAGATTATTGGTTTCTGCATTGGCTCAATATCCTCAGTGCTCTACCTCTGTTCCAGACTTCCCCAGATCTACACTAAT TTTAAGAGGAAATCAACTGAAGGTGTAAgttacttcctgtttgctttggtCATCCTGGGAAACAGTACTTATGGCCTGAGCATCCTTCTAAAAAACCCTGATGCCGGCCAGGGCGAGAACAGCTACCTGATCCATCACCTTCCCTGGCTCATCGGCAGCCTTGGCACTCTCTTCTTAGACCTCGTT ATCACCATCCAGTTCATCATGTACCGGAAAGCTCGGGTGGAGGAGACTGGCAGCTACAGCGAGACGGCGCCCCTCATCCACACTTAA
- the nr1h5 gene encoding nuclear receptor subfamily 1, group H, member 5 isoform X1, whose protein sequence is MREWTELEMNFSAGGFLSTSDGYCPTEQLQYYDMLADPLGCPLQDPDLQLLPYSQQQYSSANLPFSIYGSPSSSTSSPSSTCHPQYHYSSHCTLEGPCDPGAEPLCDGLAQGLGPVELPLRRGSRVGSGGKSRGQEELCVVCGDKASGYHYNALTCEGCKGFFRRSVTKKAVYHCKSGGTCEMDMYMRRKCQDCRLRKCRAVGMLAECLLTEVQCQSKRLRKGGKGRGQEDEETVDSRRVTSTSRLPGQALPTTLTREQKYIVDRMVEAHRMYRAQDSSHCRFDWPCADEGEGLSDIVSPPLQRLLHFARTVPGFDLLDFSDQGSLLSISSPEVMFLLSAQQFSNNPTGPSQALQPFGVSTRNWLRNVESRESLHTRMLVSTGSSDDLSGPALNFFHSMKALRVTEAEYALLTATALLCSDRASLQAASCVEKMQELILDLLSRVSGSQAGAARGGPQRFGRLLGRLTELRTLRHNYLLLTRQQAGH, encoded by the exons ATGAGAGAGTGGACTGAGCTGGAGATGAACTTCTCAGCAGGGGGCTTTCTCTCCACCTCTGACGGTTACTGCCCGACCGAGCAGCTCCAGTACTATG ACATGCTGGCTGACCCTCTGGGCTGCCCCCTGCAGGAccctgacctccagctgctcccttACAGCCAACAACAGTACAGCTCTGCCAACCTGCCCTTCTCCATCTACGgctctccgtcctcctccacatcttccccctcctccacctgccacCCCCAGTACCACTACAGCTCCCACTGCACCCTGGAGGGTCCCTGCGACCCCGGCGCCGAGCCCCTCTGCGACGGCCTAGCTCAGGGCCTCGGACCTGTGGAGCTTCCACTCAGGCGTGGGTCTCGGGTGGGGTCTGGGGGCAAGAGCAGAGggcaggaggagctgtgtgtggtgtgtggagaCAAAGCATCAGGCTATCACTACAATGCTCTGACCTGTGAGGGATGTAAAG GCTTCTTCCGCCGCAGCGTGACCAAGAAGGCCGTGTATCACTGTAAGAGTGGGGGCACCTGTGAGATGGACATGTACATGAGGAGGAAGTGCCAGGACTGTCGACTGAGGAAGTGCCGCGCCGTGGGAATGCTCGCCGAGT GCCTCCTGACAGAGGTGCAGTGCCAGTCCAAGCGTCTGAGGAAAGGAGGCAAGGGCCGGGgccaggaggacgaggagaccGTGGACAGCAGGAGGGTCACCTCCACCAGCAGGCTGCCCGGGCAG GCTTTGCCCACAACTTTAACTCGAGAACAGAAATACATCGTGGACCGGATGGTGGAGGCCCATCGGATGTACAGAGCACAGGACAGCAGCCACTGCAGG TTTGATTGGCCGTGTGCTGACGAAGGGGAGGGTCTGTCTGATATCGTATCTCCCCCCCTGCAAAGACTGCTGCACTTCGCCAGGACAGTGCCAG GTTTTGACCTTCTGGATTTCTCAGACCAGGGCTCTCTTTTGTCCATCTCTTCACCGGAGGTCATGTTCCTGCTCTCAGCTCAGCAGTTCTCCAACAACCCAACAGGTCCCAGTCAGG CCCTGCAACCTTTCGGTGTGTCAACGCGTAACTGGCTGAGAAACGTTGAGTCTAGAGAAAGTCTCCACACTAGGATGCTGGTCAGCACAG GAAGCAGCGATGATCTCTCTGGACCAGCACTCAATTTCTTCCACAGCATGAAAGCATTGCGGGTAACGGAGGCTGAATACGCACTGCTCACCGCTACAGCTCTGCTTTGCTCAG ACCGAGCATCCCTGCAAGCAGCCAGTTGTGTTGAGAAGATGCAGGAGCTGATCCTGGACCTGCTGTCCAGGGTGAGCGGGTCCCAGGCTGGAGCTGCACGAGGGGGACCGCAGCGGTTTGGCCGCCTGCTCGGCAGGTTGACGGAGCTCCGGACCCTCCGTCACAACTACCTCCTCCTGACGAGACAGCAGGCTGGACACTGA
- the nr1h5 gene encoding nuclear receptor subfamily 1, group H, member 5 isoform X2, giving the protein MREWTELEMNFSAGGFLSTSDGYCPTEQLQYYDMLADPLGCPLQDPDLQLLPYSQQQYSSANLPFSIYGSPSSSTSSPSSTCHPQYHYSSHCTLEGPCDPGAEPLCDGLAQGLGPVELPLRRGSRVGSGGKSRGQEELCVVCGDKASGYHYNALTCEGCKGFFRRSVTKKAVYHCKSGGTCEMDMYMRRKCQDCRLRKCRAVGMLAECLLTEVQCQSKRLRKGGKGRGQEDEETVDSRRVTSTSRLPGQALPTTLTREQKYIVDRMVEAHRMYRAQDSSHCRFDWPCADEGEGLSDIVSPPLQRLLHFARTVPGFDLLDFSDQGSLLSISSPEVMFLLSAQQFSNNPTALQPFGVSTRNWLRNVESRESLHTRMLVSTGSSDDLSGPALNFFHSMKALRVTEAEYALLTATALLCSDRASLQAASCVEKMQELILDLLSRVSGSQAGAARGGPQRFGRLLGRLTELRTLRHNYLLLTRQQAGH; this is encoded by the exons ATGAGAGAGTGGACTGAGCTGGAGATGAACTTCTCAGCAGGGGGCTTTCTCTCCACCTCTGACGGTTACTGCCCGACCGAGCAGCTCCAGTACTATG ACATGCTGGCTGACCCTCTGGGCTGCCCCCTGCAGGAccctgacctccagctgctcccttACAGCCAACAACAGTACAGCTCTGCCAACCTGCCCTTCTCCATCTACGgctctccgtcctcctccacatcttccccctcctccacctgccacCCCCAGTACCACTACAGCTCCCACTGCACCCTGGAGGGTCCCTGCGACCCCGGCGCCGAGCCCCTCTGCGACGGCCTAGCTCAGGGCCTCGGACCTGTGGAGCTTCCACTCAGGCGTGGGTCTCGGGTGGGGTCTGGGGGCAAGAGCAGAGggcaggaggagctgtgtgtggtgtgtggagaCAAAGCATCAGGCTATCACTACAATGCTCTGACCTGTGAGGGATGTAAAG GCTTCTTCCGCCGCAGCGTGACCAAGAAGGCCGTGTATCACTGTAAGAGTGGGGGCACCTGTGAGATGGACATGTACATGAGGAGGAAGTGCCAGGACTGTCGACTGAGGAAGTGCCGCGCCGTGGGAATGCTCGCCGAGT GCCTCCTGACAGAGGTGCAGTGCCAGTCCAAGCGTCTGAGGAAAGGAGGCAAGGGCCGGGgccaggaggacgaggagaccGTGGACAGCAGGAGGGTCACCTCCACCAGCAGGCTGCCCGGGCAG GCTTTGCCCACAACTTTAACTCGAGAACAGAAATACATCGTGGACCGGATGGTGGAGGCCCATCGGATGTACAGAGCACAGGACAGCAGCCACTGCAGG TTTGATTGGCCGTGTGCTGACGAAGGGGAGGGTCTGTCTGATATCGTATCTCCCCCCCTGCAAAGACTGCTGCACTTCGCCAGGACAGTGCCAG GTTTTGACCTTCTGGATTTCTCAGACCAGGGCTCTCTTTTGTCCATCTCTTCACCGGAGGTCATGTTCCTGCTCTCAGCTCAGCAGTTCTCCAACAACCCAACAG CCCTGCAACCTTTCGGTGTGTCAACGCGTAACTGGCTGAGAAACGTTGAGTCTAGAGAAAGTCTCCACACTAGGATGCTGGTCAGCACAG GAAGCAGCGATGATCTCTCTGGACCAGCACTCAATTTCTTCCACAGCATGAAAGCATTGCGGGTAACGGAGGCTGAATACGCACTGCTCACCGCTACAGCTCTGCTTTGCTCAG ACCGAGCATCCCTGCAAGCAGCCAGTTGTGTTGAGAAGATGCAGGAGCTGATCCTGGACCTGCTGTCCAGGGTGAGCGGGTCCCAGGCTGGAGCTGCACGAGGGGGACCGCAGCGGTTTGGCCGCCTGCTCGGCAGGTTGACGGAGCTCCGGACCCTCCGTCACAACTACCTCCTCCTGACGAGACAGCAGGCTGGACACTGA